Proteins encoded by one window of Taeniopygia guttata chromosome 1A, bTaeGut7.mat, whole genome shotgun sequence:
- the DLD gene encoding dihydrolipoyl dehydrogenase, mitochondrial: MQRWGRVSCALARRSHFDRIHHGLQGVCAVPQRSYADQVDADVTVIGSGPGGYVAAIKAAQLGFKTVCVEKNATLGGTCLNVGCIPSKALLNNSYLYHLAHGKDFANRGIEVTGIRLNLEKMMEQKSSAVKALTGGIAHLFKQNKVVHVSGFGKITGKNQVTATKDDGSTQIINTKNILIATGSEVAPFPGITIDEDNIVSSTGALSLKKVPEKMVVIGAGVIGVELGSVWQRLGADVTAVEFMGHVGGMGIDMEISKNFQRILQKQGFKFKLNTKVTGATKRPDGKIDVAVEAAAGGKAEVITCDVLLVCIGRRPFTKNLGLEEIGIELDKRGRIPVNNRFQTKIPNIYAIGDVVAGPMLAHKAEDEGILCVEGMAGGAVHIDYNCVPSVIYTHPEVAWVGKSEEQLKEEGVEYKVGKFPFAANSRAKTNADTDGMVKILSQKSTDRMLGAHILGSGAGEMVNEAALAMEYGASCEDVARVCHAHPTVSEAFREANLAASFGKAINF, encoded by the exons ATGCAGCGCTGGGGCCGCGTCTCCTGCGCGCTCGCTCGG AGGAGCCATTTTGATCGAATTCATCATGGTCTTCAGGGAGTTTGTGCAGTGCCACAGAGGTCCTATGCTGATCAAG TTGATGCCGATGTCACAGTTATTGGCTCTGGGCCTGGAGGATATGTTGCTGCTATCAAAGCAGCTCAGCTTGGGTTTAAG actGTCTGTGTAGAAAAAAATGCAACGTTAGGGGGAACCTGTTTGAATGTTGGATGTATTCCATCCAAG GCCCTACTGAACAACTCATATCTGTATCACTTGGCCCATGGAAAAGATTTCGCTAATAGAGGAATTGAAG TTACAGGAATCCGTTTGAATCTAGAGAAGATGATGGAACAGAAGAGTAGTGCAGTGAAGGCCTTAACAGGTGGAATTGCtcatttatttaaacaaaacaag GTTGTACATGTATCGGGGTTTGGAAAAATAACTGGCAAAAACCAAGTCACTGCAACTAAAGATGATGGCAGCACACAAATTATCAACACAAAGAACATACTCATAGCCACAGGCTCAGAAGTTGCTCCCTTCCCTGGAATTACT ATTGATGAAGATAACATTGTGTCATCCACTGGTGCGCTGTCACTGAAAAAAGTTCCTGAAAAGATGGTTGTCATTGGTGCAGGAGTCATTGGTGTGGAACTG GGTTCAGTTTGGCAGCGCCTCGGTGCAGATGTGACAGCTGTTGAGTTCATGGGCCATGTTGGGGGAATGGGAATTGACATGGAGATCTCTAAAAACTTCCAACGTATTCTCCAGAAGCAGGGATTCAAGTTTAAACTGAACACCAAAGTTACTGGTGCTACCAAGAGACCAGATGGGAAAATAGACGTAGC tgttgaagctgctgctggtggcaagGCAGAAGTAATAACTTGTGATGTGCTCCTAGTTTGCATCGGTAGGCGTCCTTTTACAAAAAATCTAGGTCTTGAGGAAATTGGAATAGAACTTGATAAGAGAGGGAGAATTCCAGTCAACAACAGATTCCAAACAAAGATTCCAAA CATCTATGCTATTGGTGATGTAGTTGCTGGACCTATGCTGGCCCACAAAGCTGAGGATGAAGGCATTCTTTGTGTAGAAGGCATGGCTGGGGGAGCAGTTCACATTGACTATAACTGTGTTCCCTCTGTGATCTACACTCACCCTGAAGTGGCCTGGGTGGGCAAGTCAGAAGAACAGCTGAAAGAAGAG GGTGTAGAATACAAAGTTGGAAAATTTCCATTTGCTGCAAACAGTAGAGCAAAGACAAATGCTGACACAGATGGCATGGTGAAGATACTTAGTCAAAAGTCGACAGACAGGATGTTGGGTGCTCACATTTTAGGCTCA GGTGCTGGTGAAATGGTGAATGAAGCTGCCCTTGCTATGGAATATGGAGCATCATGTGAAGATGTAGCCAGAGTTTGCCATGCCCATCCA ACAGTGTCAGAAGCCTTCAGGGAAGCAAACCTAGCAGCATCCTTTGGCAAAGCTATCAACTTCTAA